TCGTCAATTCTCATTTCGAGAGATAGTTTGGGAGAGTGAGCTGGCCGATTTGCCTCCAACTCGGCGAGCTCCTTTTCAAGTTTCTCAAGCCTTATGCGATGCTCTTCATCCCTCATTTCTACGCCCTACATGAATTTCTGAATTCTTTTCATAATCTGGTCTTTTGGCATGGCGCCAACGATTCTGTCGACGAGCTTCCCATTCTTGAAAACGAGGAGCGTTGGGATAGCCTGTATTCGATACTGCAAGGCAATTCTTTGATTTTCATCTGTGTTTAGTTTGCCAAAGGCAACACGCCCTTGGAGCTCCCTAGCCAAACTATCTATGACAGGCGCGATCATCCGACACGGACCGCACCATGGCGCCCAGCAGTCCACGACGGCGACCTCGTATCTATTTACAAAACCATCAAAACCGACATCGTCGATCACGATGGGCTCTGAGGGCCATTGAGAGTCAGTGTGCCTCTCGGCAGCTTCCATCAATTCCTTGATTTTCTTTCTTCGAATTTCTTCCAATTCGTCCATACCATGATCACCTATCGGTTGTGTTCGATTTAGACAAAACCGATAATATAGCGCCGGCTATTAAACTTTCTGCCTGATATTTCGGGGAATAAGAGCACCATTGCCTATAAGCTCGAAAGAATATGGAAATCGTGCGCATCTAACCATGAAATTCGGCCAAATAATAATTCATAAACTTATGGCCCCGCAACAATTGATCCATAAAATCTTCTTGATTCCACGTCAAATCCGAAGGCTTTTTAAGAAGTAACAGACATATGGATAGCTGATGTTGGAGGAAGCTTCAGAACTCATTGGGTTGCAGGTTTATACCCCAAACGGCATCTTCGTCGGGAATGTTAACAACCTCGTCATCGAACTGGAGAAGAAATGTGTTGATGGCATTTTCATTAGCGAGACAAATCCACTACTCGTCGAGGATTCGAAGGCCATTAACATCCCTTACCGGTGGATCCAAGCTGTTGGTGACGTGATCATCCTTAAGTATTTCCCGAAAAGGGTAACGACAAAGAAACCTCCTGTGAAACTATAACGGAAAAGGAAAACGGGGGAGAAGTTTTTTCCTTTAGACTTCATTCGGGGCGCTCATGGCAATCAATATCAAAGGGAAAGTTTTCATCGATCCCACGGCTGTCATCATAGGCAATGTCAGTATAGAGGAAGGGGTCAGTATCTGGCCCTATGCTGTTTTAAGGGGAGATTTGAATTCGATAACGGTTGGTGAAGGTTCGAATATCCAGGAGCACGTAACCATTCACGGCGATGAAGATTTTCCGAATGTCATAGGGAAAAACGTATCGATTGGTCACGGTGCCGTGATTCATGGTGCAACGATCGGCGATTACTGTATCATCGGTATGCACTCAACGATTCTGAACGGGGCGATCGTTGGCGATGAGTGCATCATTGGTGCTGGTGCATTGATCACAGCGGGGACGAAGATACCGCCGAGATCGATTGTCGTCGGTGTCCCAGGAAAAATCGTCAAACAAGATGATCCGGGTATCCGAGATCGTGCTGCTCGAAATGCTGAAGAATATCACAAACTCAGGGATCTGTACCTTGCTGGAGAATATACTCGCTACACGACCCGCTGAACTTCACACGTCTCTTGAGAGGAAAAAGCAGTTCGTCGATATCCCTGTCGCATAATCGGGACAGTTCTTCGTGCATCATCTTCATTCTCTTAGCGGCATCGAGGAAACCACGCCTCTCAAAATCCGCAGAAGCGTCCCAGACCGATCTCACACCGTTTTCATCAACGAGATTGTCAGCGTGTGTAACGATCTTTTCCTCGAGTGTCTCTGGCATGTAGTTACCCGGCGGGAAACCGAGTAGCTCCGCTTCTTTCTCCGTCAACCCCGCGCCAAGATGTCTCTGAATGATTCTCACGACCTCAACAGGCAAATTCCTTTCCATCGCGATTTTCATACCTTCGATCACATGGTCAAGGCCATGCGTCCGCGTCCTTCCGATATCGTGAAGGAGCGCACCGGCGATTACAAGCCTAATGTCAGCACCGCAACACTCTCCGATCCTTTTAGCTACCTCTTTGACAATGCAGCAGTGTTCGACAATACTGCGATTCGCTCCTTCTTCGATGAGAATCCGAAGACATTCCCCTTCAGTCGGAATCGCTGACAACCCTCTTCCCCCTCTCGCACGGGATGATTTTCATCCGCCCTTTGAAGTCTTTTCTGAGCCCCTCGCCCTTAAGAAACCTATCAAGGAATACTGCTAGGGCCGCTACTTCAGAATGCGGCTGATTTCCTACAGCGACGTTGAAAGTTGCGAGCTCATACATCTCCGGCGGTACCTTTTCTGCACCGACGACTATGAGCAATCGCTCAGACCTTATCTTCGGGAGTGCATCGTCGATATGTATGCCGTACATCGTCAGATGGACGACATCCCCGTCAAAACTCTTTACAAATTCTTTCCAGTTTCTGATTCCTGTCCTTATCTCGAAGTCCCCGCCGAACCGCTCATTAACGCTTCGGATCCCCTGCTCTAATTTCTCATCCTTCGTCGTGACGATAATTCCCTTCGCACCGAAAGCTCGCGCTGTTAGAGCTACATGGGTCGTCACCCTCTTATCTCTCTCTGGGCGATGACCGAGTCTCAATACCCAAATCTCTGCCATCGAAAAGCTTCCAAAATTCAGTCTTTGATCCGTTCAATCCTGTGACCACGGTAATCGAGTCTGACTGAGCGCTTTACCAGGCTCTTCAGCATCGTCGAAGTGATACCAAGGGCTTCAGCAACGTCGCCAGCGAATTTGCCCTCTGATCCTACGAGGTCCAGAATCTTCCTTTCGATCTCCTGAAATTCTTCTTCAGGCATCATAGCAGCTGCTAGGACATCGCTGATTTCGTATACTGGCCAAGATGCGTTGATATGAAAGGATGTATAATAGGTATGGTACGCCTTATCAGGATGAGACCCAGCGACTGATTGCCACTTCGTTTCGACAAGCTTCATTTTCTCAAAGAATTTCAGTGCTTCCTTACCCTCTGGGCCAAATTTCTCTTCAATCTCCTTCGAAGTGCGCCATTCAAGCGTCACTTCTTTGAGTACTTCCCGTTTTATCTTGGTATCAACTGCCCTCAACATTGGCACTAGATCAGAGGGGTCGTTGATAACCTTGATCCTGTTCATACGGTACCTTATTGAATTGTGAAAATATAAAAGGATAGCATGCATAAGAAAGGCCAGAAGCCAAGAAATAATGTGAGGCTGGCATCGCTGCATCCTGCAAATGTATTATAAACCTCTTTGGAGTTTCCGGAAAGGGATGAAAGTGGTCTATCAGTGTCTCGTTTGCGATAAGGTGCACGATACAATTGAGGACGCTCAGAAATGCCACAATGGCCCTATTCAAATCATTCAGAGGGGAATAACCAGATACCCAAAGAAATCGTTTTTCGGGCGGTGATTAATCCTCATAATTCATATTTATTTGACAAGAGCGAATGTCATAGCGATTCCGATCAGTGGTACAATGATCATGAGAAAATCATCGTCGACGAATCTTGATTTGATTCTCTCAATACCAACAGCAAGGAATGTTGCAACAACCGCTGCGATAAAAACCGAGGGGGTCATCCCGATCAAATAAATCATTGAAGAAAAAGCAATTGCAAAATAGACAATGAGGGGGGCCAGTGGATAGAAATGACTTTTTCTCTTTCTTAGCTCTCCAATGAGCGGATCAACCCAGCCCATTCCCATGAGAACTGGCGCCGAGTATTCGAGAGGGAAGAAAAGAAAGGCAATGGCCATGCCAACAGCTGCCCAAACTGCCGCACATATCTGGTATTGCTCATATTCTCTTAAACCGATGATGCGTGGTTTAAAGATTAAGCGTAGAGCCTCAGCAACGAGGATGATTGAAAGAAGAAGGA
This DNA window, taken from Methanomassiliicoccales archaeon, encodes the following:
- a CDS encoding gamma carbonic anhydrase family protein, which translates into the protein MAINIKGKVFIDPTAVIIGNVSIEEGVSIWPYAVLRGDLNSITVGEGSNIQEHVTIHGDEDFPNVIGKNVSIGHGAVIHGATIGDYCIIGMHSTILNGAIVGDECIIGAGALITAGTKIPPRSIVVGVPGKIVKQDDPGIRDRAARNAEEYHKLRDLYLAGEYTRYTTR
- the trxA gene encoding thioredoxin — its product is MDELEEIRRKKIKELMEAAERHTDSQWPSEPIVIDDVGFDGFVNRYEVAVVDCWAPWCGPCRMIAPVIDSLARELQGRVAFGKLNTDENQRIALQYRIQAIPTLLVFKNGKLVDRIVGAMPKDQIMKRIQKFM
- a CDS encoding PRC-barrel domain-containing protein — translated: MLEEASELIGLQVYTPNGIFVGNVNNLVIELEKKCVDGIFISETNPLLVEDSKAINIPYRWIQAVGDVIILKYFPKRVTTKKPPVKL
- a CDS encoding HDIG domain-containing protein; amino-acid sequence: MSAIPTEGECLRILIEEGANRSIVEHCCIVKEVAKRIGECCGADIRLVIAGALLHDIGRTRTHGLDHVIEGMKIAMERNLPVEVVRIIQRHLGAGLTEKEAELLGFPPGNYMPETLEEKIVTHADNLVDENGVRSVWDASADFERRGFLDAAKRMKMMHEELSRLCDRDIDELLFPLKRRVKFSGSCSEYILQQGTDP
- a CDS encoding ArsR family transcriptional regulator; its protein translation is MNRIKVINDPSDLVPMLRAVDTKIKREVLKEVTLEWRTSKEIEEKFGPEGKEALKFFEKMKLVETKWQSVAGSHPDKAYHTYYTSFHINASWPVYEISDVLAAAMMPEEEFQEIERKILDLVGSEGKFAGDVAEALGITSTMLKSLVKRSVRLDYRGHRIERIKD
- a CDS encoding tRNA (cytidine(56)-2'-O)-methyltransferase; this translates as MAEIWVLRLGHRPERDKRVTTHVALTARAFGAKGIIVTTKDEKLEQGIRSVNERFGGDFEIRTGIRNWKEFVKSFDGDVVHLTMYGIHIDDALPKIRSERLLIVVGAEKVPPEMYELATFNVAVGNQPHSEVAALAVFLDRFLKGEGLRKDFKGRMKIIPCERGKRVVSDSD